From one Henningerozyma blattae CBS 6284 chromosome 1, complete genome genomic stretch:
- the TRP2 gene encoding anthranilate synthase TRP2 (similar to Saccharomyces cerevisiae TRP2 (YER090W); ancestral locus Anc_7.375) has product MLVNNHEIKVQPDLATLQTIIENDTQGSNVFPVYSFLPALNLNLTPHQAYLKLSKGANKQSFLLESAKSYNELDRYSFIGINPTKIITNNNSQDPLTILKDYLKDFKLSSDIPSLPPLSGGAIGYVSYDCIKYFEPKVNSNGQYDKMKDTLQLPESLFMISNTIVAFDHVFQRFQIIHNICTSSTTTDLKGQFDEAQSIIKNIISILITKDEIDSNNYPFQKKIKLNQTFTSNVGQEGYENFVSSLKQNIKKGDIIQAVPSQRISRPTSLHPFNIYKHLRMVNPSPYLFYIDCLDFQIIGASPELLCKSDSKNKLITHPIAGTVKRGSTLKEDDELADQLRSSLKDKAEHIMLVDLARNDINRVCNPRTTSVDKLLTIQKFSHVQHLVSEVSGTLRHDKDRFDAFRSIFPAGTVSGAPKIKAMQLISGLENEKRGVYAGAVGHWSYDGKSMDTCIALRTMVYKDDTVYLQAGGGIVFDSDENDEYIETMNKMMANNKTILDAEEFWAKKVGTTTD; this is encoded by the coding sequence AAAAGTACAACCTGATTTAGCTACCTTGCAAAccattattgaaaatgatacaCAAGGATCTAATGTGTTTCCAGTTTATTCTTTCTTGCCTGCCTTGAATTTGAACTTAACTCCACATCAGgcatatttgaaattgtcCAAAGGTGCCAATAAACAATCATTTCTATTAGAAAGTGCTAAAAGTTATAACGAATTGGATAGATATTCATTCATCGGTATCAACCCAACAAAGATTAtcaccaataataattctcaaGATCCTTTAACTATTTTGaaagattatttgaaagacTTCAAACTTTCCAGTGATATCCCAAGTCTGCCACCTCTAAGTGGGGGTGCCATTGGCTACGTATCTTATGATtgtatcaaatattttgaaccaAAAGTAAACTCAAATGGTCAATATGATAAAATGAAAGATACTTTACAATTACCAGAATCTCTATTCATGATTTCCAATACAATCGTCGCATTTGATCATGTTTTTCAaagatttcaaatcatCCATAATATTTGTACTAGCTCAACTACTACAGATTTAAAAGGACAATTCGATGAGGCacaatcaattattaaaaatattataagtattttaattacaaaagatgaaatagattctaataattacccatttcaaaaaaaaattaaattaaatcaaactTTTACTTCAAATGTAGGTCAAGAAGGTTATGAAAATTTTGTCTCTtctttaaaacaaaacattAAAAAAGGTGATATCATTCAAGCAGTTCCATCTCAACGAATCTCAAGGCCAACTTCTTTACATCCATTTAACATCTACAAGCATTTGAGAATGGTAAACCCTTCCCCATACTTATTTTATATCGATTGTTTAGATTTCCAAATCATTGGTGCTTCTCCAGAATTATTATGTAAATCGGattccaaaaataaattgattacTCATCCAATTGCAGGAACTGTAAAAAGAGGTTCAACTttaaaagaagatgatgaattggCAGACCAATTGAGATCTTCCTTAAAGGATAAAGCTGAGCATATCATGTTGGTGGATTTAGCaagaaatgatattaatcGTGTTTGTAATCCACGTACTACATCtgttgataaattattgaccattcaaaaattttctCATGTTCAACATTTAGTTTCAGAAGTTAGTGGGACTTTAAGACATGATAAAGATCGTTTCGACGCTTTTAGATCAATTTTCCCAGCAGGTACTGTCAGTGGTGCGCCAAAGATTAAAGCAATGCAATTGATCTCTGGTTTGGAAAACGAAAAAAGGGGTGTATATGCAGGTGCAGTAGGCCACTGGTCTTATGACGGTAAATCAATGGATACTTGTATCGCATTAAGAACAATGGTTTATAAAGATGATACTGTATATTTGCAAGCTGGTGGTGGTATCGTTTTCGATTcagatgaaaatgatgaatacATAGAAACCATGAATAAGATGATGGCTAATAACAAGACCATTTTAGACGCTGAAGAATTCTGGGCTAAAAAGGTAGGTACTACCACTGATTAG
- the PTH2 gene encoding aminoacyl-tRNA hydrolase (similar to Saccharomyces cerevisiae PTH2 (YBL057C); ancestral locus Anc_7.376), protein MSKVTTSLSLSFLIGLTAVSLVTGYFIGQATSSPSNPFITTSSNKNALTKKVTNGSEDETEFEEEEEEEEFEVDSNSLNEIPGEVRMALIIRQDLEMTKGKIAAQCCHAALSCFRLIGTDPSRESYNLNMLNRWLRGGQAKITLKCPNKEVLDELYAKAISLGINATVIHDAGRTQIAAGSATVLGLGPAPKAILDQVTGELKLY, encoded by the coding sequence ATGTCTAAAGTAACTACTTCACTATCATTGTCTTTTCTAATAGGTTTGACAGCAGTCTCTTTAGTTACAGGATATTTTATTGGTCAAGCTACTTCCTCTCCAAGTAACCCATTCATTACAACATCgtctaataaaaatgcaTTGACTAAAAAAGTTACAAATGGTTCAGAAGATGAAACTGAATTcgaggaagaagaagaagaagaggaaTTTGAAGTAGATTCAAATTCCTTAAATGAAATCCCAGGTGAAGTTAGAATGGCCTTAATCATTCGTCAAGATTTAGAAATGACAAAGGGTAAAATTGCTGCTCAATGTTGCCATGCCGCTTTATCTTGTTTCAGACTAATTGGTACCGACCCCTCAAGAGAatcatataatttaaatatgttAAATAGATGGTTAAGAGGCGGTCAAGCGAAAATCACTTTGAAATGTCCAAACAAGGAAGTTTTAGATGAACTATATGCCAAGGCCATTTCTTTGGGAATAAATGCTACTGTCATTCATGATGCTGGTAGAACTCAAATTGCTGCAGGAAGTGCGACTGTATTAGGTTTGGGGCCTGCACCAAAGGC